Proteins found in one Amycolatopsis aidingensis genomic segment:
- a CDS encoding carboxymuconolactone decarboxylase family protein — translation MPEDSSPGEDIGRTGEIADDYARGYALLQRLGGTERPAVLDLFSDFAEDFGRQSVAFVYGQLYHRPGLSLPQRQLATIGILATLGYAQAQLKFHLGAALRVGCSRQQLVEAVLQVASFAGFPATINALGVVKELFDELPPAPRPTPEPAPMEGDRYQRGLEAMRRIDGEAGERVAASLAELAPDLVRYLIEFTFGEVYCRPGLDLREREIVTVAACTALGTAAPQLKVHVHGLLNVGGTRQEALETILHTAAYVGFPAALNGISVARAAFAERD, via the coding sequence GTGCCGGAGGACAGCTCACCAGGGGAGGACATCGGACGGACCGGGGAGATCGCCGACGACTATGCCCGCGGCTACGCGCTGTTGCAGCGGCTCGGCGGCACCGAGCGGCCCGCGGTGCTCGACCTCTTCTCCGACTTCGCCGAGGACTTCGGCCGGCAGTCCGTCGCCTTCGTCTACGGGCAGCTCTATCACCGCCCCGGGCTGAGCCTGCCGCAGCGGCAGCTGGCCACCATCGGCATCCTGGCCACCCTCGGTTATGCCCAGGCGCAGCTGAAGTTCCACCTCGGCGCGGCACTGCGGGTGGGCTGCTCCCGGCAGCAGCTCGTGGAAGCCGTGCTCCAGGTGGCCTCCTTCGCGGGCTTTCCGGCGACGATCAACGCGCTCGGCGTCGTCAAGGAGCTGTTCGATGAGCTGCCACCCGCTCCCCGGCCCACACCGGAACCCGCGCCCATGGAAGGGGACCGCTACCAGCGCGGACTCGAGGCGATGCGCCGCATCGACGGCGAGGCCGGGGAAAGGGTGGCGGCGAGCCTGGCGGAGCTGGCACCCGACCTGGTCCGCTATCTGATCGAGTTCACCTTCGGTGAGGTCTACTGCAGGCCGGGGCTCGACCTGCGGGAACGGGAGATCGTCACGGTCGCCGCGTGCACCGCGCTCGGCACGGCGGCGCCCCAGCTGAAGGTGCATGTACACGGGCTGCTCAACGTCGGCGGCACCCGGCAGGAGGCACTGGAGACGATCCTGCACACGGCAGCCTATGTCGGCTTCCCGGCAGCGCTGAACGGCATCTCCGTGGCCCGCGCCGCCTTCGCCGAGCGGGACTGA
- a CDS encoding response regulator transcription factor → MPSSAITVAVIDDHPVVLAGIRSWYAQARPPIEVVASGEDVSAARTESGSAADVVVVDLYLSGGVPGYRMIRQLVDEGRRVIVYTMVDSQEAALTCLDLGALSYLTKAEGEPHLVAATQAAAQGLPYTPPALAGAIGTDTRPSRPTLAPREADVLVEWFQCESKGMVAEKLGLSVRTVNSYLDRVRIKYANVGRPASTKATLVARAIQDGLIGLDEL, encoded by the coding sequence GTGCCGTCGAGTGCCATCACGGTAGCGGTGATCGATGATCATCCGGTGGTCCTGGCCGGTATCCGGTCCTGGTACGCGCAGGCGCGGCCGCCGATCGAGGTGGTCGCCAGCGGCGAGGACGTCTCGGCGGCCCGCACCGAATCCGGTTCCGCCGCCGATGTGGTGGTCGTCGACCTGTACCTCTCCGGCGGAGTGCCGGGTTATCGCATGATCAGGCAGCTGGTGGACGAGGGCAGGCGGGTCATCGTCTACACCATGGTCGACAGCCAGGAGGCCGCCCTGACCTGCCTGGATCTCGGGGCACTCAGCTATCTCACCAAGGCCGAGGGGGAGCCGCACCTGGTAGCCGCCACGCAGGCGGCCGCACAGGGCCTTCCGTACACCCCGCCCGCGCTGGCCGGGGCGATCGGCACGGACACCCGGCCGAGCAGGCCCACCCTGGCCCCGCGGGAGGCCGACGTGCTGGTGGAGTGGTTCCAGTGCGAGTCGAAGGGCATGGTCGCCGAGAAACTGGGACTCTCGGTTCGTACCGTCAACTCCTACCTCGACCGGGTACGCATCAAGTACGCCAATGTGGGCCGCCCGGCCAGCACCAAGGCCACCCTCGTCGCCAGGGCGATTCAGGACGGGCTGATCGGGCTGGACGAGCTGTGA